One window of the Triticum dicoccoides isolate Atlit2015 ecotype Zavitan chromosome 3B, WEW_v2.0, whole genome shotgun sequence genome contains the following:
- the LOC119279671 gene encoding serine/arginine repetitive matrix protein 1-like, with protein sequence MAKRLARRHPVAGPVAPPPCRRLRHSPAPSPSLPCPVAGPPPPRRRPSPATLSPAPSLPCPVTGRVAPPPHRRRFPAPSPALPLIHGPPHILECCGDAAGAGIDDAITAAHHDAVYAVLIYVSGLTAATNGSKPRISSKTMIMALPNHRPCNQISWNTIVRPSRHQPV encoded by the exons atggcaaagag GCTCGCCCGCCGCCACCCTGTCGCCGGCCCCGTCGCTCCCCCGCCCTGTCGCCGGCTGCGTCACTCCCCCGCCCCGTCACCGTCGCTCCCCTGCCCCGTTGCCGGCCCTCCCCCGCCCCGTCGCCGGCCCTCCCCCGCCACCCTGTCGCCGGCCCCGTCGCTCCCTTGCCCTGTCACCGGCCGCGTCGCTCCCCCGCCCCATCGCCGTCGCTTCCCCGCCCCGTCGCCGGCCCTCCCCCTCATCCACGGCCCACCACACATCCTGGAATGCTGTGGTGATGCAGCTGGGGCAGGCATCGACGACGCCATCACCGCGGCACACCACGATGCCGTATATGCAGTCTTG ATCTACGTCAGTGGATTGACGGCAGCGACGAATGGCTCGAAGCCGAGAATAAGCAGCAAGACGATGATCATGGCTCTGCCTAACCATAG GCCATGCAATCAAATTTCGTGGAATACAATAGTGCGGCCGTCCAGGCATCAGCCTGTGTAA